The Intestinibaculum porci DNA window AATTGAAAAGTTCAGTTTGATTTCGTAAAAGCGAATAGCTGATTATAATGTACAGGATTGTTGGTATGCGCGCTCCCTTTTACCGGTCACATTCTTGTTCAAAAAGAAAATGCGTGCAATTTTAAGCACTTTTCGGTATACTGAACATTGTATACAATAGAAAGGAGATTTTGCAATGCTACAATTTCTTAAAGCAATGGATAATGTTATGTATTATCCCATTTTACTGATTGTGCTTGGCTTTGCAGCATTCTACTTCACGGGACGAACGCGCTTTGTACAAGTGCGTCATTTTCGTGAATCATTACGAATTATCTTTGAAAAACCAGCCGATGATCGTGCTGTTTCATCTTTTCAGGCCTTGATGGTATCGACGGCATCCCGCGTGGGGACGGGCAATATTGTCGGTGTTTCAACAGCGATCTGTATGGGTGGACCGGGAGCGGTTTTCTGGATGTGGCTGTTAGCCTTTTTTGGTGCTTCCTCAGCTTTTGTTGAAAGTACCCTGGCGCAGATTTTTAAGAAGAAGAATAAGGAAACAGGGGAATATTTTGGTGGCCCTGCTTATTATATCGAGACCGCTTTACATTCTAAGTTTTTTGCCGGTGCTTTTGTCGTTTTTCTGATTTTAACTTATGGGGTTGGCTTTAATATGCTTGCCAGCTTTAACCTGCAGTCAACTTTTGCGGCGTATGAATTCTATCATCCGCAGAACACACCTCTTTATATTGGTGCTATTCTTGCACTTCTGGTGGCGATCGTGCTTTTTGGCGGGGGCAAACGTATCGTCCGCATTACCGAAATTGTTGTCCCGGTGATGGGCGTACTGTATGTCTTAGCTTCCCTCATTGTTTTACTAGCCCATGTGACTATCATTCCTTCAGTGGTGCATTTGGTTATTCAGGATGCCTTTAACTTTAAGGCCATCTTCTCCGGAATGGCTGGCAGCTGTATGATTTATGGCATTAAACGTGGCTTATATTCTAATGAAGCTGGGGTTGGTTCAGCCCCTAATGCCAGTGCTTCGGCCGATGTGACTCATCCTGTGAAACAGGGGTTAGTGCAGATGTTATCAGTGTATATTGATACCTTATTACTCTGTAGTGCGACAGCTATTATGTGTCTCTCTTCAGGTATTTTACCATCTGTTAAACTCTCAGGTGCTCCTTATGTGCAACAGGCTCTCTCAACTGTTTTTGGCTCTTTTGGCCCAATTTTTATTACCATCGCCATGATTTTATTTGCCTTTACAACTTTAATTGGTAATCTTTATTATGTCGATAATGCGGTGGCTTATTTGAATCATAAGAAGAAGCCTGGTAAAGGGGCGATGACCATTATTCATATCATCTGCGTCCTGGTGATTTTTGTCGGAGCTGTTGTTCCGATGGATGCAGCCTGGGCCCTCGCGGATATTTCTATGGGATTAATGACTCTCATTAATTTGCCTGCCTGCTTCCTGTTAAGTTCCATCGTCATTCATGCTTTGCGTGATTATGAAGAAAAACGTAAGACGGTTGAACATCCTGCTTTTAAAGGGGAAGATATCGGATTATACGATCTCGACTGCTGGCAGTAAGAACCGTTTAAGATCCAGAATATACAGTAACTGCACTGTTTTCTGGATCTTTATTTTATGCATTATGATCGTATGCTTATCTTTTGTTTAAGAATGCACATATCATGCTTTTGTTTAAGAATGCACATATCATGCTTGACGACACTAAAAATATATGGTATAAATTCTATGCAAGAAATTCCTGCCGACATAGCTCTAACGGTAGAGCACATCCATGGTAAGGATGGGGTTGCCAGTTCGAATCTGGCTGTCGGCACCATAATTGTTGAGAGATAGAAAAGCGTTCTATCTTTTTTTATGCTTAAAGAGTGTATTATAAATAATGAAAACAAGCGCAGCGATGATTGTACCTATTGAGTGCTCATGGATATTGGCGAGGCAAATGATCTGGAAAGTGTGTGTACAATCAATCTTCATAACCTGTCTTTAATCGTGCATGAGATGCACAGTTATGCTGTAAAAAAACGAAATGAACGCAAAAAAAATAACACTTCAGGATAATAATCCTGGAGTGTTTTTTGTTACCTGGTCGGGAAGACGGGATTCGAACCCGTGGTCTCATACTCCCGAAGCATGCGCGATAACCAAGCTTCGCTACTTCCCGATGCGATCTTTATTATAGACCTTTTTGAGAAAAATGAA harbors:
- a CDS encoding alanine/glycine:cation symporter family protein, giving the protein MLQFLKAMDNVMYYPILLIVLGFAAFYFTGRTRFVQVRHFRESLRIIFEKPADDRAVSSFQALMVSTASRVGTGNIVGVSTAICMGGPGAVFWMWLLAFFGASSAFVESTLAQIFKKKNKETGEYFGGPAYYIETALHSKFFAGAFVVFLILTYGVGFNMLASFNLQSTFAAYEFYHPQNTPLYIGAILALLVAIVLFGGGKRIVRITEIVVPVMGVLYVLASLIVLLAHVTIIPSVVHLVIQDAFNFKAIFSGMAGSCMIYGIKRGLYSNEAGVGSAPNASASADVTHPVKQGLVQMLSVYIDTLLLCSATAIMCLSSGILPSVKLSGAPYVQQALSTVFGSFGPIFITIAMILFAFTTLIGNLYYVDNAVAYLNHKKKPGKGAMTIIHIICVLVIFVGAVVPMDAAWALADISMGLMTLINLPACFLLSSIVIHALRDYEEKRKTVEHPAFKGEDIGLYDLDCWQ